The following nucleotide sequence is from Trifolium pratense cultivar HEN17-A07 linkage group LG2, ARS_RC_1.1, whole genome shotgun sequence.
attctgacaaataaagtcagtaccaTAGAATAGGAGCAGAATACAAAGTACCACAAAGTATCAGAGAGTATCAGAGCATAGAAAACGTGTCAGGTATTATTGGTGTGTTTGTATCGTATCTGATGTCTtgtgtatgtgcttcatagatGCAAATAATGAGTTATATGAGTGTTCTACTTGTTTAATTTATAGGAGATGAGGACATGGATCGTATGATAAGAAACGTGCCAAGTATGGAAAACTTGCTTCGATGTAGAGATCTTCCAAGTTTCAAAAGAATATCCAAAGAAAACGATCATATTGCTTTAGACCATTTTGTATTTCAAACCCAACAATCACTTAAAGCAAATGCGTTGATACTCAACACATTTGAGGATCTAGAAGCTCCAATCCTCTCCCAAATTCGTCTCCACTTCCCCAAACTCATTATCTACACTCTTGGCCCTCTTCGCCACCACCTCTATACCacaaaaaaaacatcatcatcattatcattctTCAAAGCGGATAGAACATGCATGACCTGGCTCGAATCTCAACCGTTGAAATCAGTTGTATATGTTAACTTTGGTAGCATCGCATCAATGAAAGGAGAAGAAATCATTGAGATATGGCATGGTTTATTGAATAGTAAAAAACAGTTTTTGTGGGTGATTAGGCCAAACATGGTACAAGAAAAAGGACTATTAAAGGAGCTTGAGAAAGGGACTAATAAGGAACAAGGGTTGATTGTGGGTTGGGTTCCACAAGAAGAAGTATTGTCGCATAAGGCAATTGGTGCTTTTTTGACACATAGTGGATGGAACTCCACTTTGGAGAGTTTGGTTTGTGGTGTGCCTATGATTTGTTGGCCTTATTTTTCAGATCAACAAATTAATAGTAGGTTTGTGAGTGAGGTTTGGAAAATTGGGTTGGATATGAAAGATGTTTGTGATAGGAAGGTTGCGGAGAATATGGTGAATGATGTTATGGTGAATAGGAAGTAAGAGTTTCTAAAATCAGCTTGGAAATTGCTAAGTTGGCTACCAAGAGTGTGAGTTGTGATGGTTCTTCCTACACCAACTTCCAAGATTTGATTGAATATATAAGGTCCTCTAGCCCATAAAATATGGGATTTTCCTTATAATTCTCCTGCTAAAAACTTCTCATATTTTCTGTCAaagaaaaaaactcattttttttataagtgtatAACAAGATCACTAAAAGAAGTATATATGTATTTGAAGTGTAAAATTTGATGATGGTTTTATATCactaaaaaaccaaaaaagttTATGATCTTTTCAAATACATACTTGTCAAATTATTGAGGGAACAACACTAATTCATTTTCATTATGTATGGATGATGAGATTCCATTAATAATATGGAGATGGAGAAAGTAGCttcataaaataatttgattattgTCTTgtcttttgtatatttttatcttCAACATTTCATTCGtgtaaaatttgtttgtttaggTAAATTGGAGTAGTCCAGACCTAATTAAATTTCATTGTATATGTAGTTTTATAGCTTAGAAATGGCATattgctttttttttcattttgggATTTCACTTAGAGATTATAtggttaattatatttttattcccTCTATatgtattaaaatttattgttagttctcttaaaaaatttctttaaactTTGACTTTCTCTAAATAttgctttttaattttagtccttagtttttttaaaaaattcacgTAACATGTTTCAAACGACTTTTTTTTTACGACTTATTATCGTTAAGATCTTAAAGTAttattagtttaaatatttgatctttaataatttacCTATCAAttcaaattaaa
It contains:
- the LOC123904309 gene encoding LOW QUALITY PROTEIN: 7-deoxyloganetic acid glucosyltransferase-like (The sequence of the model RefSeq protein was modified relative to this genomic sequence to represent the inferred CDS: inserted 1 base in 1 codon; substituted 1 base at 1 genomic stop codon), with the translated sequence MDRMIRNVPSMENLLRCRDLPSFKRISKENDHIALDHFVFQTQQSLKANALILNTFEDLEAPILSQIRLHFPKLIIYTLGPLRHHLYTTKKTSSSLSFFKADRTCMTWLESQPLKSVVYVNFGSIASMKGEEIIEIWHGLLNSKKQFLWVIRPNMVQEKGLLKELEKGTNKEQGLIVGWVPQEEVLSHKAIGAFLTHSGWNSTLESLVCGVPMICWPYFSDQQINSRFVSEVWKIGLDMKDVCDRKVAENMVNDVMVNRKXEFLKSAXEIAKLATKSVSCDGSSYTNFQDLIEYIRSSSP